From Rutidosis leptorrhynchoides isolate AG116_Rl617_1_P2 chromosome 3, CSIRO_AGI_Rlap_v1, whole genome shotgun sequence, a single genomic window includes:
- the LOC139897062 gene encoding glucosidase 2 subunit beta, with protein sequence MEKTATNGVILFSIYILFNLPYSSYSSNVPIGIHPLDEKYFASEVINCKDGSNSFTRDRLNDEFCDCVDGTDEPGTSACPRAKFYCENAGSSPRFLFSSRVNDQICDCCDGSDENDGSMLCPNTCVMGGHTEYKRLNYGSRINKFASAGNKHKKVSLDGEDTVQKLQGLKVVIMVQVILIAFVVFLCRCRRHAKSRRRHSRS encoded by the exons ATGGAAAAAACGGCAACAAATGGTGTAATTTTATTCAGTATCTACATCCTTTTCAATTTACCAtactcatcatattcatcaaatgtACCTATCGGAATCCATCCTCTAG ATGAGAAATACTTTGCTTCTGAGGTAATCAATTGCAAAGATGGATCCAATTCTTTCACTAGAGATCGTCTTAATGACGAATTTTGCGAttgtgttgatggtactgatgaacCTG GAACATCAGCTTGTCCTAGGGCTAAATTCTATTGCGAAAACGCAGGCAGTTCACCTCGGTTTTTGTTCTCGTCTCGTGTGAACGATCAAATTTGTG ACTGTTGTGATGGTAGTGATGAGAATGATGGAAGTATGTTGTGTCCCAATACATGTGTCATGGGTGGGCATACTGAATACAAGAGACTAAATTACGGTTCCAGAATCAACAAATTTGCTTCTGCTGGCAATAAACACAAAAAGGTTAGCCTTGACGGTGAAGACACAGTCCAGAAACTCCAAG GTTTGAAGGTTGTGATAATGGTACAGGTGATTCTTATCGCTTTTGTAGTATTCCTTTGTCGGTGTCGTCGACATGCGAAATCAAGGAGGAGACATTCTCGTTCATGA
- the LOC139897063 gene encoding pentatricopeptide repeat-containing protein At1g06270 has protein sequence MVISVTKLYKPLRSFSCTCVHFTSFIHSVSSQQLLEQSVKSAVEAKSYRLIPDILTAAKETYQTSNPFSFLSNFNQDQRTKVIDEILQSFVPIRPRDRPRVAYAYLLSFTLQSDNPLPISLAVLQRTLRSGCAPVPQTHLLLSSVWLHERKKSDNTVGKILLQMNSIGYPPDNGVCNYLISSLCKVDQYEEAIHVLRCMSGAGCVPDLDSFGCVICLLCSLRKTKYVEEILKQMVSKFRLSPRNELTVKVFKKMRENKDVHRAVEMLSYLEEMEVHIGFESYELVVETCLESSLFVLAGKIVLRMINKGFIPYIKVRQKVFEGLISVGEVDFAYILKKKFAEVNS, from the coding sequence ATGGTGATTTCAGTTACAAAGCTATATAAACCACTCCGTTCGTTTTCTTGTACTTGCGTTCACTTTACCTCCTTCATCCATTCTGTCTCATCACAACAATTGCTCGAGCAATCAGTTAAATCTGCGGTCGAAGCTAAAAGTTACCGTCTAATCCCTGACATTTTAACCGCTGCAAAGGAAACTTATCAAACCTCGAATCCTTTCTCATTTCTCTCGAACTTTAACCAAGATCAAAGAACCAAAGTTATTGATGAAATTCTACAGAGTTTTGTTCCTATAAGACCTCGTGATCGCCCTCGTGTTGCATATGCATATCTCCTTTCTTTCACCCTACAAAGCGATAATCCTCTACCGATCTCGTTGGCAGTCCTACAACGCACCCTTCGGTCAGGCTGTGCCCCTGTTCCTCAAACGCATCTACTTTTATCAAGTGTATGGCTTCACGAAAGAAAGAAATCTGATAATACTGTTGGTAAAATACTATTGCAGATGAACTCGATTGGATATCCACCTGATAATGGCGTTTGCAACTACCTTATTTCGTCTCTATGCAAGGTTGATCAGTACGAGGAGGCAATTCACGTCTTGCGATGTATGAGTGGTGCAGGATGTGTTCCTGATTTGGACAGTTTCGGTTGTGTAATCTGTCTTCTTTGTTCCCTTAGAAAGACGAAATACGTTGAAGAGATATTGAAGCAGATGGTATCTAAGTTCAGATTATCTCCAAGAAATGAGTTAACGGTAAAGGTCTTTAAGAAAATGCGGGAAAACAAAGATGTGCATAGGGCGGTTGAGATGCTTAGTTATCTAGAAGAAATGGAGGTACATATTGGGTTTGAAAGCTATGAGCTGGTTGTCGAGACGTGTTTAGAATCCAGTTTGTTTGTTTTAGCAGGGAAAATCGTTTTGAGAATGATAAACAAAGGTTTCATACCTTATATAAAGGTGCGGCAGAAGGTATTCGAAGGGCTAATTTCTGTTGGTGAAGTGGATTTTGCGTATATTCTTAAAAAGAAGTTCGCAGAAGTGAACTCTTAG
- the LOC139900669 gene encoding LOW QUALITY PROTEIN: senescence-specific cysteine protease SAG12 (The sequence of the model RefSeq protein was modified relative to this genomic sequence to represent the inferred CDS: substituted 1 base at 1 genomic stop codon) produces MNLKPQYYAATFVETTDDGNINHIELTMTAAQLRIALCTLLVTYIQCCTSSKTEPPSYSSSNMLHRYEKWLKKYERTYQGTNERDVRYGIYLSNVQYIDYINSPNHSXKLIDNKFADMTNEEFRSIYMGYKGKRRYKSTKPSNITHDLPDSVDWRKKGAVTPVRDQGRCGACWAFSAVAAIEGLNKIKGGNLTTLSEQMLVDCDVNNGDTGCVGGLMEQAYEYIIKNNGISTAKDYPYVGREDNCNISEATKFGVKIKEYKKVPAKDEKSLQAAVSKQPVLVAIAAGFLFQLYSSGLYKGACGSHLNHAVTIVGYGEELGKKYWIVKNSWGEEWGENGYMRIQRGVKSKKGKCAIATDCTYPVML; encoded by the exons ATGAACTTAAAACCTCAATATTACGCAGCTACATTTGTAGAAACCACTGATGACGGAAATATTAATCATATCGAACTTACAATGACCGCCGCCCAGCTCAGAATAGCATTGTGCACCCTTTTGGTCACATATATACAATGTTGTACATCTTCAAAAACTGAACCACCAAGCTACAGTTCAAGCAATATGCTGCACAGGTACGAAAAATGGCTGAAAAAATACGAGAGAACGTACCAAGGTACAAATGAAAGGGATGTAAGATATGGTATCTACCTATCTAATGTCCAGTATATCGATTATATCAATTCACCGAATCATTCATAAAAGCTCATCGACAATAAATTTGCGGATATGACCAATGAGGAATTTCGGTCTATTTATATGGGTTATAAAGGTAAGAGACGTTATAAATCAACCAAGCCCAGTAATATCACACACGATTTGCCAGACAGTGTGGACTGGAGAAAGAAAGGAGCGGTAACTCCAGTCAGAGATCAAGGCAGATGTG GAGCTTGTTGGGCATTCTCTGCAGTAGCGGCAATTGAAGGCCTCAACAAAATAAAAGGAGGCAATTTAACAACTCTATCAGAACAAATGCTTGTAGATTGTGATGTCAACAATGGTGACACAGGATGTGTTGGAGGTCTAATGGAGCAAGCATACGAATATATCATCAAGAACAACGGAATCAGTACAGCAAAAGATTACCCATATGTAGGCAGAGAGGATAACTGTAACATTTCAGAAGCTACAAAATTTGGAGTCAAAATAAAAGAATACAAAAAAGTACCTGCCAAAGATGAGAAGAGTCTGCAAGCTGCAGTCTCCAAGCAACCCGTATTGGTTGCTATTGCTGCTGGTTTTTTATTTCAGTTGTACTCAAGTGGCCTTTACAAAGGTGCTTGTGGGAGCCATTTGAACCATGCGGTCACGATAGTTGGTTATGGGGAAGAACTGGGAAAAAAGTACTGGATCGTTAAGAATTCATGGGGTGAAGAGTGGGGTGAAAATGGTTATATGAGAATTCAACGTGGAGTTAAAAGTAAAAAGGGTAAATGTGCCATTGCAACGGACTGTACTTACCCTGTCATGCTTTAA